From Erigeron canadensis isolate Cc75 chromosome 8, C_canadensis_v1, whole genome shotgun sequence, one genomic window encodes:
- the LOC122579638 gene encoding histone H3.3-like, with the protein MARTKVTARKSTGGKAPKKSLIFKYAACKKTIPATGGVKKPRRYRPGTVALREIRKYQKNTELLIRKLPFQRLVREIAQNFKSDLRFQSHAVLALQEAAESYLVGLFEDTNLCAIHAKRITIMHKDVQLARRIRGERA; encoded by the exons ATGGCTCGAACCAAGGTAACTGCTCGCAAGTCTACTGGTGGAAAAGCTCCGAAAAAGTCTCTTATTTTTAAG TATGCTGCTTGTAAGAAAACTATTCCGGCGACTGGAGGGGTGAAGAAGCCTCGTCGTTATCGTCCTGGAACTGTTGCTCTTCG AGAAATTCGCAAGTATCAGAAAAACACCGAACTCCTGATCCGCAAATTGCCGTTCCAGAGGCTTGTTCGTGAAATTGCTCAGAATTTCAAG AGTGACTTGAGGTTCCAGAGCCATGCTGTGTTGGCGCTTCAAGAGGCAGCCGAATCTTACCTTGTGGGACTGTTTGAGGATACTAACTTGTGTGCCATTCATGCCAAGAGGATTACCATTATGCAcaaagatgttcagttggccCGTCGTATCCGTGGGGAGCGTGCTTAA
- the LOC122578571 gene encoding pentatricopeptide repeat-containing protein At5g27270 isoform X2 has protein sequence MEFGLKSSFLNTNLNTNTPELSCRSVSNYKFQKTNHSITVIITCCSRGSVSPDPWSLSDGNHFKPKPKSKNPKNPLSDDNARRIIKAKARYLSTLRRNQGSRALTPRWIKRSPDQMIQYLEDDRNGHLYGRHVVAAIQRVRSLSNDGSYDMRQVMASFVTKLTFREMSTVLKELKSWRQVRDFFAWMKLQLCYRPCVIVYTLVIRAYGQTGKIKLAQESFLEMLEAGCEPDEVACGTMLCAYAKWSRHKDMLSFYSAVQERGIILSVAVYNFMLSSLHKNSFHQSVIDIWGQMVATSVSPNHFTYTLVISSFVKIGLTHEAFNTFKEMKSMGFVPEEVTYSLLITVASKIGFQDEALRLYQDMRQQKIVPSNFTCASLLSLYYRSGNYSKALSLFSEMERYKVVLDEVIYGLLIRIYGKLGLYEDAMITFVEVERLGLLSNEKTYVTMAQVHLNAGCCDKALDVMLQMRSKGVGFSRFAYTVLLQCYVIKEDVEAAELTLQALSESGFPDLSSCTSMLTLYMKLGLTEKAKDLIVQIRRNKVKFDKVLFKTVMKVYCKEKMFSDAEQMIHELITNGLLEDDSFVQTLLIGMGGEFTRLEEADSDPLAIELLLTLYMAAESSNKMEKALKSLLDTANGLLVASQLLINLCKEGLTSEAESLFDLLLKLGCKPEISTLSSLIYLYGKQNQVERAKLVFAAVADASSEQKHLYSCIIDVFTRSAKVDEAYLFYKEEFSEGHDVGAVAISMLVNALNGCGKHREAGNVINDCFYKNMDLDTVAYNTFIKAMLDAGRLNFAASIYDRMLANGVAPSIQTFNTMITVHGRSRNLDKAVEMFNTARIKGVALDEKAYTNLISYYGKAGKSDEASILFKQMQEEGIKPGQVKLRKTNHVEIVLIGTVGRK, from the exons ATGGAATTTGGTTTGAAATCTTCATTCCTAAACACAAACCTAAACACCAACACGCCGGAGTTGAGTTGTCGGTCCGTTTCAAACTATAAATTCCAAAAAACTAATCATTCTATAACTGTAATAATCACTTGTTGTAGTCGTGGTTCGGTGTCACCAGACCCGTGGTCTTTAAGTGATGGAAACCACTTTAAACCAAAACCCAAATCAAAAAACCCGAAAAACCCTCTTTCAGACGATAATGCCCGGCGTATTATCAAAGCAAAAGCTCGGTATTTAAGTACGTTGAGACGTAACCAGGGTTCACGAGCATTGACACCTAGGTGGATTAAGAGGTCACCTGACCAAATGATTCAGTATTTAGAGGACGATAGGAATGGACATTTGTATGGTAGGCATGTAGTCGCGGCGATTCAAAGGGTTCGGAGTTTGTCTAATGATGGTTCGTATGATATGAGGCAAGTCATGGCTTCTTTTGTTACTAAACTTACTTTTAGAGAAATGTCTACTGTTTTAAAAGAGCTTAAGAGTTGGAGACAAGTCAGAGACTTTTTCGCCTGGATGAAATTACAG TTATGTTACCGGCCCTGTGTTATTGTTTATACCCTTGTCATTCGTGCCTATGGGCAAACCGGAAAAATCAAGCTTGCCCAAGAGAGTTTCTTGGAAATGCTTGAAGCTGGGTGTGAGCCAGATGAAGTTGCTTGTGGAACTATGCTGTGCGCTTATGCTAAATGGTCTCGCCACAAGGATATGTTGTCATTTTACTCTGCTGTACAAGAACGGGGTATCATTCTTTCCGTTGCTGTTTACAATTTCATGCTATCCTCTTTGCACAAGAATTCATTTCACCAAAGTGTCATCGACATTTGGGGACAGATGGTAGCTACTTCCGTATCGCCCAATCATTTTACATATACACTTGTTATCAGCTCATTTGTTAAAATCGGTTTAACTCATGAAGCTTTCAACACGTTTAAGGAAATGAAGAGTATGGGATTTGTACCAGAGGAGGTTACTTATAGCCTTCTTATTACAGTAGCTTCTAAAATAGGTTTCCAAGATGAAgctttaagactttatcaaGACATGAGACAACAAAAAATAGTTCCTAGTAACTTTACGTGTGCATCACTTTTATCACTCTATTACAGAAGTGGAAACTATTCTAAAGCTCTATCCCTCTTCTCGGAAATGGAAAGATATAAAGTTGTATTAGATGAAGTAATATATGGTTTGCTTATTAGAATTTATGGAAAACTTGGCCTATATGAGGATGCCATGATAACATTTGTAGAGGTTGAGAGGCTTGGTCTATTAAGTAATGAAAAGACTTACGTAACTATGGCCCAAGTCCATCTCAATGCAGGGTGTTGTGATAAAGCACTCGATGTAATGTTACAGATGAGATCTAAAGGGGTCGGGTTTTCTAGGTTTGCGTATACTGTTTTGTTGCAATGCTACGTTATTAAGGAGGACGTAGAAGCTGCTGAACTTACGTTGCAAGCTCTTTCAGAGAGTGGTTTTCCCGACCTTTCTTCTTGCACCAGCATGTTgactttatatatgaaattaggACTTACTGAGAAGGCGAAAGACTTGATTGTCCAGATAAGaagaaataaagtaaaatttgaTAAGGTACTCTTTAAGACAGTCATGAAGGTATATTGCAAGGAAAAGATGTTCAGTGATGCCGAGCAGATGATACACGAGCTTATTACAAACGGGTTACTGGAAGATGATAGCTTCGTTCAGACACTTTTGATAGGTATGGGTGGAGAATTTACAAGACTAGAAGAAGCCGATTCAGATCCGTTGGCAATTGAGCTTCTACTGACTCTTTATATGGCTGCTGAAAGTTCAAATAAGATGGAAAAAGCACTCAAATCATTGTTAGACACTGCTAATGGCTTGTTAGTAGCTAGTCAATTGCTTATCAATCTCTGTAAAGAAG GCTTGACATCTGAAGCAGAATCTCTGTTTGACCTATTACTGAAGCTGGGTTGCAAGCCAGAGATTTCTACATTATCatctttgatatatttatatggaaaGCAAAATCAGGTTGAGCGAGCCAAACTAGTTTTTGCAGCAGTGGCAGATGCTTCTTCAGAACAAAAACATTTGTACAGTTGTATAATTGATGTATTTACCAGATCTGCTAAGGTGGACGAGgcatatttattttacaaagaGGAATTTTCTGAAGGACATGATGTTGGTGCTGTTGCGATAAGCATGCTTGTGAATGCATTGAATGGTTGTG GAAAGCATCGCGAAGCAGGGAATGTCATTAATGATTGTTTCTATAAGAACATGGATCTCGATACCGTGGCATACAATACTTTTATAAAGGCAATGCTTGATGCTG GTAGATTGAATTTTGCTGCCAGCATCTATGATAGAATGCTTGCAAATGGTGTTGCTCCATCAATTCAAACATTCAACACCATGATCAC AGTGCATGGACGTAGTCGAAATCTAGATAAAGCTGTAGAGATGTTCAACACTGCTCGAATAAAGGGTGTGGCTCTGGATGAAAAAGCATACACAAATTTGATATCTTACTATGGAAAGGCTG GTAAAAGTGACGAGGCATCCATCCTGTTTAAGCAAATGCAGGAAGAAGGAATAAAACCCGGACAG GTGAAGTTGAGGAAGACAAACCATGTAGAAATCGTGTTGATTGGGACTGTAGGCAGGAAGTGA
- the LOC122579639 gene encoding histone H3.3-like isoform X1, translated as MARTKQTARKSTGGKAPRKQLVFFKKTTPTTGGVKKPHRYRPGTVALREIRKYQKSTDLLIRKLPFQRLVREIAQDFKTDLRFQSHAVLALQEAAEAYLVGLFEDTNLCAIHAKRVTIMPKDVQLARRIRGERA; from the exons ATGGCTCGTACAAAGCAAACTGCTCGCAAGTCTACTGGTGGAAAAGCTCCAAGGAAGCAGCT agttttttttaagaaaacgaCTCCAACAACCGGAGGTGTGAAGAAGCCTCATCGTTATCGTCCTGGAACTGTTGCTCTTcg TGAAATCCGCAAGTATCAGAAAAGTACCGATCTCTTGATCAGAAAACTGCCGTTCCAGAGACTTGTTCGTGAAATCGCTCAGGACTTCAAg ACTGATTTGAGGTTCCAGAGCCATGCTGTCTTGGCACTTCAAGAAGCGGCCGAAGCATACCTTGTGGGACTATTTGAGGATACCAATCTGTGTGCGATTCATGCCAAGAGGGTTACCATCATGCCcaaagatgttcagttggctCGCCGTATCCGTGGGGAGCGTGCTTAG
- the LOC122579639 gene encoding histone H3.3-like isoform X2 has product MARTKQTARKSTGGKAPRKQLSTQYHKKTTPTTGGVKKPHRYRPGTVALREIRKYQKSTDLLIRKLPFQRLVREIAQDFKTDLRFQSHAVLALQEAAEAYLVGLFEDTNLCAIHAKRVTIMPKDVQLARRIRGERA; this is encoded by the exons ATGGCTCGTACAAAGCAAACTGCTCGCAAGTCTACTGGTGGAAAAGCTCCAAGGAAGCAGCTGTCTACTCAATATCATAAG aaaacgaCTCCAACAACCGGAGGTGTGAAGAAGCCTCATCGTTATCGTCCTGGAACTGTTGCTCTTcg TGAAATCCGCAAGTATCAGAAAAGTACCGATCTCTTGATCAGAAAACTGCCGTTCCAGAGACTTGTTCGTGAAATCGCTCAGGACTTCAAg ACTGATTTGAGGTTCCAGAGCCATGCTGTCTTGGCACTTCAAGAAGCGGCCGAAGCATACCTTGTGGGACTATTTGAGGATACCAATCTGTGTGCGATTCATGCCAAGAGGGTTACCATCATGCCcaaagatgttcagttggctCGCCGTATCCGTGGGGAGCGTGCTTAG
- the LOC122579786 gene encoding histone H3.3-like isoform X1 — MARTKQTARKSTGGKAPRKSILLKNAVCKKTTPTTGGVKKPHRYRPGTVALREIRKYQKSTELLIRKLPFQRLVREIAQDFKTDLRFQSHAVLALQEAAEAYLVGLFEDTNLCAIHAKRVTIMPKDVQLARRIRGERA, encoded by the exons ATGGCTCGTACCAAGCAAACCGCTCGCAAGTCTACCGGTGGAAAAGCACCAAGGAAGTCTATTCTTCTCAAG AACGCTGTTTGTAAGAAAACGACTCCAACAACCGGAGGAGTGAAGAAGCCTCATCGTTATCGTCCTGGAACTGTTGCTCTTCG TGAAATCCGCAAGTATCAGAAGAGTACGGAACTCCTTATCCGCAAATTGCCATTCCAGAGACTTGTTCGTGAAATCGCTCAGGATTTTAAG ACTGACTTGAGGTTCCAGAGCCATGCGGTGTTGGCACTTCAAGAGGCGGCGGAGGCGTACCTTGTGGGACTATTTGAGGATACAAACTTGTGTGCGATTCACGCCAAGAGGGTTACCATCATGCCcaaagatgttcagttggctCGTCGTATCCGTGGGGAGCGTGCTTAG
- the LOC122611275 gene encoding protein BASIC PENTACYSTEINE6, producing the protein MDDNGHRDNGRQKQPQGQWLMQQQPSMKQIMTIMAERDAAIQERNLAMSEKKTALAERDMALLQRDSAIAERNTAIMERDNAIATLQYRENSMNNSNNTSSSCPPGCQISRNVKHIHHPQQYLQDDTSSGGHGDGDGGPPTSPPAPEQPKSRRTKRPKDAKSVSTTTKKASNTSKKVKMECDDLNKAMYDDSHDWNDGGVDDLNHGVKPEWKDQDHGLNQVSYDDTTMPIPVCSCTGVFRPCYKWGNGGWQSSCCTTTISMYPLPSLPNKRHARIGGRKMSGSVFNKLISRLAADGHDLSNPVDLKEHWAKHGTNRYITIK; encoded by the exons ATGGATGACAACGGGCATCGTGACAATGGGAGACAAAAGCAGCCTCAGGGTCAG TGGTTGATGCAGCAACAGCCATCAATGAAGCAGATAATGACGATTATGGCTGAACGTGATGCGGCCATTCAAGAAAGAAACTTAGCCATGTCTGAAAAAAAGACAGCACTGGCTGAGAGGGACATGGCACTCTTACAACGGGATTCGGCTATTGCAGAACGAAATACCGCCATCATGGAACGTGACAATGCCATTGCCACTTTACAATACAGGGAGAACTCCATGAACAATAGCAACAATACATCCTCATCATGTCCACCAGGATGCCAAATTTCCCGTAATGTAAAGCACATACACCACCCTCAACAGTACCTACAAGACGATACCAGTAGCGGCGGTCATGGTGACGGTGATGGTGGACCACCAACATCTCCGCCTGCACCAGAACAACCCAAGTCCAGAAGAACAAAACGCCCAAAGGATGCCAAATCAGTATCAACTACCACTAAGAAAGCTTCAAATACATCAAAAAAGGTCAAAATGGAATGTGACGACTTGAACAAGGCGATGTATGATGACAGCCATGACTGGAATGATGGTGGTGTTGATGACCTCAACCATGGGGTTAAACCGGAATGGAAAGATCAAGACCATGGGCTCAACCAAGTGTCTTATGATGATACAACCATGCCTATACCTGTGTGCTCTTGCACAGGGGTGTTTAGGCCTTGTTACAAATGGGGTAACGGTGGTTGGCAGTCATCTTGTTGCACGACCACCATATCAATGTATCCCTTACCATCACTTCCTAACAAACGACATGCCCGTATTGGTGGAAGGAAAATGAGTGGAAGTGTATTCAATAAACTAATTAGTCGACTTGCTGCTGATGGTCATGATTTGTCGAATCCAGTTGATCTAAAGGAGCATTGGGCAAAGCATGGGACAAATAGGTACATCACCATTAAGTAA
- the LOC122579786 gene encoding histone H3.3-like isoform X2, with the protein MARTKQTARKSTGGKAPRKSILLKKTTPTTGGVKKPHRYRPGTVALREIRKYQKSTELLIRKLPFQRLVREIAQDFKTDLRFQSHAVLALQEAAEAYLVGLFEDTNLCAIHAKRVTIMPKDVQLARRIRGERA; encoded by the exons ATGGCTCGTACCAAGCAAACCGCTCGCAAGTCTACCGGTGGAAAAGCACCAAGGAAGTCTATTCTTCTCAAG AAAACGACTCCAACAACCGGAGGAGTGAAGAAGCCTCATCGTTATCGTCCTGGAACTGTTGCTCTTCG TGAAATCCGCAAGTATCAGAAGAGTACGGAACTCCTTATCCGCAAATTGCCATTCCAGAGACTTGTTCGTGAAATCGCTCAGGATTTTAAG ACTGACTTGAGGTTCCAGAGCCATGCGGTGTTGGCACTTCAAGAGGCGGCGGAGGCGTACCTTGTGGGACTATTTGAGGATACAAACTTGTGTGCGATTCACGCCAAGAGGGTTACCATCATGCCcaaagatgttcagttggctCGTCGTATCCGTGGGGAGCGTGCTTAG